In the Methanobrevibacter boviskoreani JH1 genome, one interval contains:
- the pth2 gene encoding aminoacyl-tRNA hydrolase — protein sequence MKQAIVVRNDLKMGKGKIAAQCCHAAIGSYKKTDKEKIRKWENSGSAKVVLKVQSLEELYELKEIAKINNIPNCLITDAGRTQIPSSTITCLGIGPDEDEIIDKITGDLKLL from the coding sequence ATGAAACAAGCAATTGTAGTTAGAAATGATTTAAAAATGGGAAAAGGAAAGATTGCCGCACAATGTTGCCATGCAGCAATTGGATCCTATAAAAAAACAGACAAAGAAAAGATTAGAAAATGGGAAAATTCCGGTAGTGCCAAGGTAGTTTTAAAGGTTCAATCCCTTGAGGAATTATATGAACTTAAGGAAATAGCTAAAATAAACAATATCCCAAATTGTTTAATTACCGATGCTGGAAGAACACAGATACCCTCCTCAACAATTACCTGTTTAGGCATCGGTCCTGATGAGGATGAGATAATTGATAAAATAACTGGAGATTTAAAACTACTTTAG
- a CDS encoding 4Fe-4S binding protein, translated as MKIDSEECGVCLDCIDVCPNEAIEKIAYTIKIHEDLCDDCEECMLVCPTGAIYNEKDE; from the coding sequence TTGAAAATAGATTCTGAAGAGTGCGGAGTTTGCTTAGATTGTATTGATGTTTGCCCAAACGAGGCAATTGAAAAAATAGCATACACAATTAAAATCCATGAAGACTTATGTGATGATTGTGAAGAGTGTATGCTTGTATGCCCTACCGGTGCAATCTATAATGAAAAAGACGAATAA
- a CDS encoding YIP1 family protein, with protein MKSRIENFFINSAKVLIDPDTLFKEKEDGQKDYEGIVSLIFYVAILGLLIGMETQSAVITILLILVSIIGLMVFKLIHCGLTYLFAMIFKGKGKFSTLYNLMCYGYVTDIILIIGIGLFAATGKFLILIPILLLVFLMKTIITVSAVNNVYKFGYGKSFLSAYGILILIGIVVGLLL; from the coding sequence ATGAAATCCAGAATTGAAAATTTTTTTATAAATTCTGCTAAAGTATTAATAGATCCAGATACTTTATTTAAAGAGAAAGAGGATGGACAAAAAGATTATGAGGGAATTGTCTCTTTAATCTTTTATGTGGCTATCTTGGGACTATTAATAGGAATGGAAACACAAAGTGCAGTGATAACAATATTGCTTATCCTGGTTTCCATAATAGGTTTGATGGTTTTTAAATTAATTCATTGTGGATTAACATATCTATTTGCAATGATTTTTAAAGGAAAAGGGAAATTCAGCACATTATACAATTTAATGTGTTATGGATATGTGACAGACATAATCCTAATTATTGGAATAGGACTCTTTGCTGCTACAGGTAAATTTTTAATATTAATACCTATTTTATTACTTGTATTTTTAATGAAAACAATCATTACAGTCTCTGCAGTAAACAATGTTTATAAATTTGGTTATGGTAAATCATTCCTAAGCGCATATGGTATTCTTATTCTAATTGGAATTGTAGTGGGGTTATTATTATGA
- a CDS encoding ribosome biogenesis/translation initiation ATPase RLI: MSRISILDKEKCQPKKCNYVCIDYCPGVRMEEDTIIIDEDTKKPLISEELCEGCGICTNRCPFDAISVINLPEKLDDPIHRYGQNMFELFHLPTLKEGSVVGLLGQNGIGKSTIMRILSGELIPNLGDWESEASWDKVIDYYSGSALQSYFKKLAAGDIKVIHKPQAVDVLPKVVKGNVRDLLTNVDERGKLDYAIENLNLESVIDREMSKLSGGELQRVAIAASILREGDFYYFDEPTSWLDVRQRLNAVKVIRSLAEEGKSVLVIEHDLATLDALSDNIHILYGKPGGYGVVSGMKGVRVGINAYINGYLKEENVRMRKTPIEFTIRPPTPEDDGDVLTGYETIKKDYGGFKVEAEAGEIFNDEIVTAFGSNGIGKTTFAKMLAGEIKPTEGQVDTEVEIAYKPQYIVTDFEGRVQDYLYMNAPNFGSNIFESEIGEPLQLKDLLDKDVKNLSGGELQRLAIATTLAQDAELYLFDEPTAFLDVEQRLVAGKVIRKIVESRNAASLIIDHDIVFIDYISDRAMVFKGKPGIEGHATSPADLRTSMNTFLSDLNITFRRDKETKRPRVNKLDSYLDREQKEAGEYYYLKD, from the coding sequence ATGAGCCGTATTTCTATATTAGATAAGGAGAAATGTCAACCTAAAAAATGTAATTATGTTTGTATTGATTATTGTCCTGGAGTAAGAATGGAAGAGGATACTATAATTATTGATGAGGATACTAAAAAACCACTTATTTCAGAGGAATTATGTGAAGGATGTGGAATTTGTACCAATAGATGTCCATTTGATGCTATTTCAGTAATCAATTTACCTGAGAAATTAGATGATCCTATTCACAGATATGGTCAGAACATGTTCGAATTATTCCATCTTCCAACCTTGAAGGAAGGTAGTGTGGTTGGTTTACTTGGACAGAATGGTATTGGAAAATCCACAATAATGAGAATTCTATCTGGTGAACTTATTCCTAACCTTGGTGACTGGGAAAGTGAAGCAAGTTGGGATAAGGTCATTGATTATTATAGTGGTTCTGCACTTCAATCCTATTTTAAGAAGTTGGCTGCAGGTGATATAAAGGTTATCCATAAACCTCAGGCCGTAGATGTACTTCCTAAAGTTGTGAAGGGAAATGTTCGCGATTTGCTTACTAATGTTGATGAGAGAGGTAAACTAGATTATGCAATTGAAAATCTTAATTTAGAATCTGTTATTGATAGGGAAATGTCTAAATTAAGTGGTGGTGAACTTCAAAGAGTAGCTATTGCAGCGTCAATACTCCGTGAAGGGGATTTCTATTATTTCGATGAACCTACATCATGGTTGGATGTAAGACAAAGATTAAATGCTGTTAAGGTTATCCGTTCACTTGCAGAGGAGGGCAAATCCGTTCTTGTAATTGAACACGATTTAGCAACACTTGATGCATTATCTGATAATATCCACATCTTATATGGTAAACCTGGAGGATATGGTGTTGTATCTGGTATGAAAGGTGTAAGGGTCGGAATAAATGCCTATATTAATGGTTACTTGAAAGAAGAAAATGTCAGAATGAGAAAAACACCTATCGAATTTACAATTCGTCCGCCTACTCCTGAGGACGACGGTGATGTATTGACAGGATATGAAACTATTAAAAAGGATTATGGTGGTTTTAAAGTAGAGGCAGAGGCAGGTGAAATATTTAATGATGAGATTGTAACTGCATTTGGTTCTAATGGTATTGGTAAAACAACCTTTGCAAAGATGCTTGCAGGTGAAATTAAGCCTACCGAGGGTCAAGTGGATACCGAGGTGGAAATTGCATATAAACCACAGTATATTGTAACCGACTTTGAAGGTAGGGTTCAGGATTATCTATATATGAATGCCCCTAACTTTGGCTCAAATATCTTTGAAAGCGAAATTGGTGAACCTTTACAATTAAAAGATTTACTTGATAAGGATGTTAAAAACTTAAGTGGTGGGGAACTCCAACGTTTAGCTATTGCAACTACTTTAGCACAGGATGCAGAGTTATACCTTTTCGATGAGCCTACTGCATTTTTGGATGTGGAGCAAAGACTGGTTGCAGGTAAAGTTATAAGGAAAATAGTGGAAAGTAGAAATGCTGCAAGTTTAATAATAGATCACGATATTGTATTTATTGATTATATATCTGATAGGGCTATGGTATTTAAAGGAAAACCGGGTATTGAAGGTCATGCAACATCCCCTGCGGATTTAAGAACTTCAATGAATACCTTCCTATCCGATTTAAATATTACATTTAGACGTGATAAGGAAACTAAACGTCCACGTGTTAATAAGTTGGACAGTTATCTTGACCGTGAACAAAAAGAAGCTGGGGAATATTATTACTTAAAAGATTAA
- a CDS encoding carboxymuconolactone decarboxylase family protein produces MNYNEKALESIKELNPDFNLELETTDPEFIELFRNFLFGEANVESKLDKRSKFLVILATLITNQSYKLYLKVVKTALNNGIKPVEIKEVLYQSTAYIGMSKVYDFLDLTNKIFKDENISLPLESQSTTNFENRRDEGYRIQCDYFGKENIDAMFNNAVEGQEHFNEFLADYCFGDFYTRKGLSDQDRELITFTFIANLRGCENQLRGHTAGNLAVGNDKDKLISAITIMLPFIGFPRTLNAVAIVNEICSD; encoded by the coding sequence ATGAATTATAATGAAAAAGCTTTGGAAAGCATTAAAGAGTTAAATCCTGATTTTAATTTAGAACTGGAAACCACAGATCCGGAATTCATTGAACTTTTTAGAAATTTTTTATTTGGTGAGGCTAATGTTGAAAGTAAATTGGATAAAAGAAGTAAATTTCTTGTAATACTTGCTACACTTATTACAAACCAATCATATAAACTTTATTTGAAAGTAGTTAAAACAGCATTGAATAATGGAATTAAACCTGTTGAAATTAAAGAAGTGTTATATCAATCCACCGCGTATATAGGTATGTCAAAAGTCTATGATTTTTTAGATTTGACCAATAAAATATTTAAAGATGAAAATATTAGCTTGCCCTTAGAAAGTCAATCAACAACTAATTTTGAAAACAGAAGAGATGAAGGTTATAGGATTCAATGTGATTATTTTGGAAAGGAAAACATTGATGCTATGTTTAATAATGCTGTTGAAGGTCAAGAACATTTTAATGAATTTTTAGCAGATTACTGTTTTGGAGATTTCTATACCCGTAAAGGTTTATCAGATCAGGATAGGGAATTAATAACCTTCACTTTCATTGCCAATTTACGTGGTTGTGAAAATCAATTGAGAGGTCATACTGCTGGTAATTTGGCTGTTGGTAATGATAAGGATAAATTAATTTCGGCTATAACAATTATGTTACCATTTATAGGTTTTCCAAGAACTTTAAATGCTGTAGCTATTGTCAATGAGATTTGCTCAGATTAA
- a CDS encoding flavodoxin family protein: MGKDILYIISSPRKGGNSDLLADQFIKGAEESGNTVDKLYLVDKNMGYCRGCMECVKNGECIIDDDVSKILDRMIASDVIVLSTPVYFFSMNSIMKTLIDRTITRYDEITNKEFYYIVTASIEDEKYLKNTFRPLRAFTDCLPGSIPKDKIAATGITEKGAVLNSPVYDEIYEIGKNV; the protein is encoded by the coding sequence ATGGGAAAGGATATTTTATATATTATATCAAGTCCTCGTAAAGGAGGAAATTCGGATTTATTGGCAGATCAATTTATAAAAGGTGCGGAGGAATCTGGTAATACTGTAGACAAATTATATCTTGTAGATAAAAATATGGGTTATTGTCGTGGTTGTATGGAGTGTGTAAAAAATGGGGAATGTATAATAGACGATGATGTATCTAAGATATTAGATAGAATGATTGCATCAGATGTAATTGTACTTTCAACTCCGGTTTATTTCTTTAGTATGAATAGCATTATGAAGACATTGATTGATAGAACAATTACAAGATATGATGAAATCACTAATAAAGAATTTTACTATATTGTAACTGCATCTATTGAGGATGAGAAATATTTAAAAAATACATTTAGGCCCCTTAGGGCATTTACTGATTGTTTGCCTGGTTCAATCCCTAAGGATAAAATCGCAGCAACTGGCATTACCGAGAAAGGTGCTGTGTTAAATAGTCCTGTATATGATGAAATTTATGAAATTGGCAAAAATGTGTAG
- a CDS encoding flavodoxin family protein, whose translation MKIVVLTGSPHKNGTSFLLADKFIEGAEESGHEVYRFDSAFKDLNPCLGCNHCLRHNSICIHEDDMRELNPKLIGADLIVFCTPLYYFGMTAQIKMVIDRFYANNLKLMNDKKAVLLATAADNLDWTMSSLEYHYETICKYLGYENKGIILATGCNVRSDIEMTDYPNQAYELGKNL comes from the coding sequence ATGAAGATAGTTGTGTTAACAGGTAGTCCACATAAAAATGGTACAAGTTTTCTTCTTGCAGATAAATTCATTGAGGGCGCAGAGGAATCTGGTCATGAGGTATATAGATTTGATTCAGCATTTAAAGATTTAAATCCTTGTCTTGGTTGTAATCATTGTTTACGCCATAACTCTATATGTATACATGAGGATGATATGAGGGAACTTAACCCGAAACTTATAGGGGCAGATTTGATTGTATTCTGTACTCCGTTATACTATTTTGGAATGACTGCACAGATTAAAATGGTCATAGATAGATTTTATGCTAATAATTTAAAACTAATGAATGATAAAAAAGCTGTTCTATTAGCAACTGCGGCAGATAATCTTGATTGGACCATGAGTTCACTTGAGTATCATTATGAGACTATATGTAAATATCTGGGATATGAAAATAAGGGAATTATTCTTGCAACAGGATGTAATGTAAGAAGTGATATTGAGATGACTGATTATCCTAATCAGGCTTATGAGTTGGGAAAAAATTTATAA
- a CDS encoding elongation factor 1-beta produces the protein MGEVLATLKVMPESPEVDLEELKTNITNVIPKEAKLHAIEEEPIAFGLVALNVKFIVDDSEGGTEPTEEAIRNLDNINSAEITDVGLI, from the coding sequence ATGGGAGAAGTTTTAGCAACTTTAAAAGTAATGCCTGAAAGTCCGGAAGTAGATTTAGAAGAATTAAAAACCAACATCACTAATGTTATTCCTAAAGAAGCAAAATTACATGCTATTGAAGAAGAACCAATTGCTTTTGGATTAGTAGCATTAAATGTAAAATTTATTGTTGATGATAGTGAAGGTGGAACTGAACCTACCGAAGAAGCTATCAGAAACCTTGACAATATTAACAGTGCTGAAATTACAGATGTTGGATTAATTTAA
- a CDS encoding zinc finger domain-containing protein: protein MEKVICQSCKQEIPLTEPYVQFKCPVCGKVIARCEKCRTFGHTYTCDCGFQGP from the coding sequence ATGGAAAAAGTAATATGTCAATCTTGTAAACAAGAAATTCCACTTACTGAACCATATGTACAATTCAAATGTCCAGTATGTGGTAAAGTAATCGCAAGATGCGAAAAATGTCGTACCTTTGGTCACACTTACACATGTGATTGTGGTTTCCAAGGACCATAA
- a CDS encoding oligosaccharide repeat unit polymerase family protein, with amino-acid sequence MSYIYSIICKICRTIEREFKESLFFTIIHTIFLFFDRQWTNSYLFKFYPSNHRINLKSRILNEDLFNPMIIILLFSLFLIFGLKAASNSLVITIIIGLIAFTIGALYLPKFFLNNQNNNKRIIDFNPKDIYSVGFTLFLIGLIFFFINIGYVKGIPLFTPSLRYKLIAALTMPVFLMIPGIGIMESYYVCLMKKGKLTRSQVRFRFLSLSLTGIVLLLFLAYRTPILAILLLMIIIGYYGDSVSIGEVIVLALIGLAGIIGIGYLRSVNEMLITTSTNPFYTLQSRADFTIHVLDLLNALSGNLGLMHGGFILKSIPGSDYGPRMMVGKLISWRSGVTITPTIIGPMLIDFGRIGVAVGMCLIGFILGIGYKLLKITGNYFYIGLYSLLLTYTILGIETGILDIQVLIYFFVGVLVYLANIVYTRKNS; translated from the coding sequence ATGAGTTATATCTATTCTATCATATGTAAAATATGTAGAACAATTGAAAGGGAATTTAAAGAATCATTATTCTTTACAATTATCCATACCATTTTTTTATTTTTCGACAGACAATGGACCAATTCATATTTATTTAAATTCTATCCATCAAATCATAGGATTAATCTTAAAAGCAGAATCTTAAATGAGGATTTATTTAATCCAATGATTATAATCCTTTTGTTTAGTCTATTTTTAATATTTGGACTTAAAGCGGCATCTAATTCCCTAGTTATAACCATCATCATTGGTTTGATTGCATTTACAATAGGCGCACTTTATCTTCCGAAATTCTTTTTAAACAATCAAAACAACAATAAGAGGATTATTGATTTTAATCCCAAGGACATTTATTCTGTAGGGTTCACACTATTTTTAATTGGATTAATATTCTTTTTTATAAATATAGGATATGTTAAAGGAATTCCTTTATTTACCCCCTCATTAAGATATAAATTAATAGCTGCACTTACAATGCCTGTATTTTTAATGATACCTGGAATAGGAATTATGGAATCCTATTATGTTTGTTTAATGAAGAAAGGAAAATTAACAAGAAGCCAAGTAAGATTTAGATTCCTTTCATTAAGTTTAACTGGGATTGTTCTCTTATTGTTTTTAGCCTATAGAACTCCAATACTTGCAATATTACTTTTAATGATCATTATAGGTTATTATGGAGATAGTGTTTCTATTGGAGAGGTAATTGTCCTTGCGTTAATAGGTTTGGCAGGCATTATAGGAATCGGATATTTAAGATCAGTAAATGAGATGTTAATTACAACAAGTACAAATCCATTTTACACATTACAAAGTAGAGCGGATTTTACAATCCATGTTCTTGATTTATTAAATGCATTATCAGGAAATCTTGGATTAATGCATGGAGGATTTATACTTAAAAGTATTCCAGGTAGTGATTATGGTCCTAGAATGATGGTGGGAAAATTAATTTCATGGAGAAGCGGAGTTACAATTACACCGACAATAATCGGACCTATGTTAATAGACTTTGGAAGGATAGGTGTTGCAGTTGGCATGTGTTTAATTGGTTTTATTCTTGGAATAGGATATAAGCTATTAAAAATCACTGGAAATTATTTCTACATAGGCCTTTACAGTTTACTTTTAACTTACACAATCTTAGGAATTGAAACTGGAATATTGGATATTCAAGTATTGATATATTTCTTTGTAGGGGTTTTAGTTTATCTTGCAAATATCGTATATACTAGAAAAAATAGCTAA
- a CDS encoding pyridoxal phosphate-dependent aminotransferase: protein MRNKTKIKKEHKINIPEKKYNKRPKIPPKGFKSSNDFFNYTFENKDLIWMGQNTNHLHDEDDISDAMIECLKEKEYCKYPAPDGFPELKELILKDLDLEDMSVYVTAGATESLHLCMHSILEPKDNVITCDPGYLIIGSFAERFAKEVKYVPIYNKECNYKLTPELIRENIDENTKIIVLIDPLNPLGTAYTEEEIKEIAQIAIENDIYLIHDVTYKDFARKHTLVAKYAPNNTLTIFSFSKIFGMAGVRLGAVVAPEPLIATIKNVVVNDLGVNIIAQKGGIAALKSKPKWIKKIRETTFHNQELIKDMVDTVDGVYLPVYPVDANMMVIDLTGAGIKAKDMSSYLLKKDIFTREGNYTSKLYGDDYLRISFSIPTEEIEVFCQEFPKAVEALRTK, encoded by the coding sequence ATGAGGAATAAAACAAAGATCAAAAAGGAACATAAGATTAATATTCCTGAGAAAAAATATAACAAGAGACCTAAAATCCCACCAAAAGGATTTAAATCATCAAATGATTTTTTTAACTACACCTTTGAAAATAAGGATCTTATTTGGATGGGCCAAAACACAAACCATTTACATGATGAGGACGACATTTCCGATGCAATGATAGAGTGTCTCAAGGAGAAAGAATATTGTAAATATCCTGCTCCAGATGGTTTTCCAGAATTAAAAGAACTTATCTTAAAGGATTTAGACCTTGAAGATATGTCTGTATATGTTACAGCAGGAGCAACCGAATCCTTACATTTATGTATGCACAGTATTTTAGAACCTAAAGACAATGTAATTACATGTGATCCTGGTTATTTAATCATTGGTTCATTTGCTGAAAGATTTGCAAAAGAAGTGAAATATGTTCCAATTTATAACAAAGAGTGTAACTATAAATTAACACCGGAACTTATTAGGGAAAACATCGATGAAAACACAAAAATCATTGTATTGATAGATCCGCTTAATCCACTTGGAACCGCATATACTGAAGAGGAAATTAAAGAAATTGCTCAAATTGCAATAGAAAATGATATCTATTTAATTCACGATGTAACCTATAAAGACTTTGCAAGAAAACACACACTTGTAGCTAAATATGCACCAAACAACACCTTAACAATATTTAGTTTCTCAAAAATATTTGGAATGGCAGGAGTTAGACTTGGGGCAGTAGTTGCACCGGAGCCACTTATTGCAACCATTAAAAATGTGGTTGTTAATGACTTAGGAGTAAACATTATTGCACAGAAAGGTGGAATAGCTGCACTTAAATCCAAACCAAAATGGATTAAGAAAATAAGAGAAACAACCTTCCATAATCAGGAATTAATTAAAGATATGGTTGATACTGTTGATGGTGTTTACCTACCTGTCTATCCTGTAGATGCGAATATGATGGTGATAGACTTAACCGGCGCAGGTATTAAAGCCAAGGACATGTCCAGTTATCTTCTAAAAAAGGACATATTCACAAGGGAGGGAAACTATACAAGTAAATTATATGGAGACGATTATTTACGTATAAGTTTCTCAATACCTACCGAAGAGATAGAAGTATTTTGCCAAGAGTTCCCAAAAGCGGTCGAAGCTTTAAGAACCAAATAA
- a CDS encoding sulfide-dependent adenosine diphosphate thiazole synthase has product MVKLDDITVTKGIVKEYMEDLLDYTDMDVAIGGGGPSGIVAGYYLAKAGYKVALFERKLSIGGGMWGGGMMFNKVVVQEEGKRILDEFGIRSKEYEEGYYIVDSIESTSTLTSKATQAGLKIFNLMSIEDVLIRENGINGVVLNWSSVEMAGLHIDPLTMRSKALIDATGHPTEVTKIVTEKLGRKIKTQTGTVMGEGSMWADRAEGNILKNVTEIYPGLYVTGMAANAVHGSPRMGPIFGGMLLSGEYVAKKVAEDLENRE; this is encoded by the coding sequence ATGGTAAAACTAGATGATATAACAGTTACAAAAGGAATTGTTAAAGAATATATGGAAGATCTATTAGACTATACAGATATGGACGTAGCTATTGGTGGAGGAGGTCCATCAGGAATTGTAGCAGGATATTATCTTGCAAAAGCAGGATATAAAGTAGCATTATTCGAACGTAAGCTCAGCATTGGTGGCGGAATGTGGGGTGGCGGAATGATGTTCAACAAAGTCGTCGTTCAAGAAGAAGGAAAAAGAATCCTTGATGAATTTGGAATCAGATCCAAAGAATATGAGGAAGGATATTATATAGTAGATTCCATTGAATCAACCTCAACCCTAACATCAAAAGCTACACAAGCAGGTCTTAAAATATTTAACTTAATGTCTATTGAAGATGTTTTAATTAGAGAAAACGGAATCAATGGAGTAGTATTAAACTGGAGTTCTGTTGAAATGGCAGGATTACATATTGACCCATTGACCATGAGATCAAAAGCTTTAATTGATGCTACAGGACATCCAACCGAAGTAACTAAAATCGTTACCGAAAAATTAGGTAGGAAAATTAAAACCCAGACTGGAACCGTCATGGGAGAAGGTTCTATGTGGGCTGACCGTGCTGAGGGTAATATTTTAAAGAATGTTACTGAAATTTACCCTGGATTATATGTTACAGGAATGGCTGCAAATGCTGTACATGGTTCTCCACGTATGGGTCCAATATTTGGTGGAATGTTACTTTCAGGAGAATATGTAGCTAAAAAAGTTGCGGAGGATCTTGAAAATAGAGAATAG
- a CDS encoding metallophosphoesterase, with protein MSFRTRRVLFFTPFYMLFYFFLLKYTFLLFGGLNDFYTLSITVILGLLACVPTLLEEKKSRKSVRILAKLYGFWAFCSLFLLMDIIIIYFLGVFIRVPYTIKCILILLVPMIGIYAYYHAHQLKVKEYELDVNKITHDLNIIHISDIHFGFLNNKGYLNKLADKLKELSNTCDLVIISGDLADGSCLIEEDDFLPLKDVNIPIIFTPGNHDYYPGIENVYRAANKAGLIVLDNENIEIGDLNIVGNSFSFGDIPNLTFEELDNMINLNKLNLIVYHTPYYFEEFSNLGFDIQLSGHTHGGQFYPIILSAELIFKYNKGLFTKETPQGNHYLSVSTGVGVMDYPGRWGTDSEIVVLKLRNSN; from the coding sequence TTGAGTTTTAGAACTAGAAGAGTGTTGTTTTTTACACCATTTTACATGTTATTTTACTTTTTCCTTTTGAAATATACATTTTTATTATTTGGTGGATTAAATGACTTTTATACCTTGTCTATTACAGTTATATTAGGTTTGCTTGCTTGTGTGCCTACTTTATTGGAGGAGAAAAAATCAAGAAAATCCGTAAGGATATTGGCTAAACTCTATGGTTTTTGGGCTTTCTGTTCATTGTTCCTACTGATGGATATTATAATCATTTATTTCTTAGGTGTTTTTATTAGGGTTCCCTATACAATTAAATGTATCCTAATTTTATTGGTGCCAATGATTGGAATATATGCTTACTATCATGCCCATCAACTTAAGGTTAAAGAATATGAGTTAGATGTTAATAAGATAACCCATGATTTAAATATTATACATATTTCAGATATTCATTTTGGATTTTTAAATAATAAGGGATATTTAAATAAGCTTGCAGACAAATTAAAAGAATTATCCAATACCTGTGATTTAGTTATAATCTCTGGTGATTTGGCAGATGGATCCTGTTTAATTGAGGAAGATGACTTTTTACCATTAAAGGATGTTAATATTCCAATAATATTTACACCAGGTAATCATGATTATTATCCTGGAATTGAGAATGTATACAGGGCAGCTAATAAGGCAGGCTTAATTGTCTTAGATAATGAAAATATTGAAATTGGTGATTTAAATATTGTAGGCAATTCATTTAGTTTTGGTGATATTCCTAATTTAACTTTTGAGGAATTAGATAATATGATTAATCTTAATAAGCTTAATTTAATTGTTTATCATACCCCTTATTATTTTGAGGAATTTTCTAATCTAGGTTTCGATATTCAACTATCTGGTCATACCCATGGGGGTCAATTCTATCCAATAATCCTCTCTGCTGAATTGATTTTTAAATATAATAAAGGTTTATTTACAAAAGAAACTCCTCAAGGTAATCATTATCTATCAGTTAGTACTGGTGTCGGTGTAATGGATTATCCCGGAAGATGGGGAACCGACTCGGAAATAGTTGTATTAAAATTGAGAAATTCTAATTAA
- a CDS encoding amino acid kinase family protein codes for MGDIIIEWVVKIGGSLFPTDAIKVAEKIKGTKSLIVTGGGEFANLIRRYDKNKGFSADVTDETAIECMTIISKLLNDKIEHTEIAYTLEEANKISDLGKIPILICSEILKENEPFKHSWEVTSDSISAYISHLLNAKLLIVTNVNGIYTRKPNTKGSKFINEIDAKKLLTFDETSVDLMLPSLLIKFGTDCFIVNGKYPNRVYSIIQDKDHNYNFKYTLIKGV; via the coding sequence ATGGGTGATATTATTATTGAATGGGTAGTGAAGATTGGGGGTAGCCTTTTTCCAACTGATGCCATAAAGGTTGCAGAAAAAATAAAGGGTACTAAATCACTTATTGTTACAGGTGGGGGAGAATTTGCCAATTTAATTCGAAGATATGATAAAAATAAAGGATTTTCTGCCGATGTAACCGATGAAACAGCTATAGAATGTATGACAATAATATCAAAATTATTAAACGATAAAATAGAACATACAGAAATTGCATACACTCTTGAGGAAGCTAACAAAATATCAGATTTAGGAAAAATCCCCATATTAATATGTAGTGAAATATTAAAAGAAAATGAACCATTCAAACACTCATGGGAAGTAACCTCCGACTCAATTTCAGCATACATATCACACCTTCTAAATGCAAAGCTTTTAATAGTTACAAATGTAAATGGTATATATACCCGAAAACCAAATACGAAAGGTTCAAAATTTATTAATGAAATTGATGCAAAAAAACTACTAACTTTTGATGAAACATCAGTTGACTTAATGCTGCCTTCGTTGCTTATAAAATTCGGGACTGATTGTTTTATTGTAAATGGGAAATATCCTAATAGAGTATACTCTATAATTCAAGATAAAGACCATAATTACAATTTTAAATATACATTAATTAAAGGTGTTTAA